Within the Cydia pomonella isolate Wapato2018A chromosome 3, ilCydPomo1, whole genome shotgun sequence genome, the region tactggTTAATAGTACTGCGCCAAGTTTCACGCATCAGTTATTTGGTATTTGTTAAGTTATTGTTAGTTGGAGCAAGATCGCTTATAGAGATAATTACACCTACCTTAAACACAACTATACCCAATAAATTTTCCAACATACTCGACCGTGCGTTTGTTCCAAAATCACCTTTAAGGAAATATTACTGACTCTGGTATAGAAAACTTCGAGATATTATCCGTCGAAGTGTGCAGCCAATCTCTTTTATTGATAAGTAAAAGTcgttcaatatgacctatatattctcGTTAGGTATGACTAAGGGTTCATAGTGTtgatgtgttcctgccggtgagtaaggttgctagagagctcaacgagggagggcgggtttagggtcggcaacgcgcatgtaactcctctggagttgcaggcgtacataggctacggaggctgcttaccatcaggcggctcgtatgcttgtttgccaccgacgtagtataaaaaaaatgcttattgTATTTCTATAAATTGAATAATCATTATTTTCCAGTCTGTAATGACATACGACGATCGAGCAGAAAAACTGGGGCTGGGCGCGCTGCTGAACTTGTTCGCTGCGCAGGAGTTGAAGTCACGGCAGGCTTTCTCCGACGATGATCTGGCGCTGGGACTCACTGGGAACACGGATGgtaagacttttttttttttttttttaaagacaagcatttgaccacaaatACCACAATTTCACCTGATGGTAAATGACGAGTAAGTATGTGTGCAAAGTGTGTGTGTGGTATGTTACTAAAACGGTTCAAGAATAAGGAATAATTCGTCTACCTCATATAACAACTTGACCCGTCAAAGAGCTGAGCACACTGGCTGCATGTGCGTTGACGTGCACGTGCGCAAGCGCTAAAATGTTTGAGCCGTGTACGCACATGTCACGCAAGTGGTGTGCCGTTTCTTATAAGGACCTTTATATTACAAcgcgtctacgcacacgcatccGGCCTGACCTTTAAATACGACTTTAAATCAATTCTCATGATACTTCGCATTCATAACTATTTTAGTTAAAACTCTTTAAAATAATGGGTTCAGCTCTTACTCAATATGTTACCTAAATGTCGCAATAAGTATACAATGACTTTATTTATACAATGATTTAAATAGTCATATTTACCATACCACATAAAATATCGAGTAAATATGAAGATAATATAATACCTTATGTACATatagatttattttgattacaTATCAGTTTGTACATATTTACCTGAAAGTATGCGGAGAGATACAGTGGGGTAAACTAAACGAACTGGTATACCTATAAATGTAAAatcctgtttttttattccgtagacttaaatgacaaccacaaatgtcaaacatagaaataatgtgaccagcttaaaacaaatagtgctgatctttgatttcggtttaTGAATAACcgataagtaaatataaaattaattttagaatgaatgaaatctactcactacatgataggaagtaaaaaataaataaaatctactcatAACTAATCcagtcaaacatttaaaaattgcattatgagcttcgaggtgactgttaatcttacaataaaatcgcttttaaatattagaaatattgtctatagacctggatacaaactttctaaatacctcaaaatggtgttacatgccTATATAAGAAACTccaaatagtttattttcggttagtaccggttgtagcacatcactatttataagacgtaaaaaactagcaacacatgaaatgtcattttaatcTACGGGATAAAAAATAGACTTTAAATCTGCTAGTATCCCGAACACTATTGATCTTTTGGGCTCAGAACCTCAGACCACAATTCTATTTCATCATCTTTTTAAATCGTCCACAATACCATGTCGTCAGCAATCGGCATACAATCCTATATTCCATTTTGTCGAAATTTTTGTATAAATTGGACGAATTAGCTGTGGACCATTTAGGAATGTGGATGAGTTACCATTGTGGACCATATAGGAACGTAGACAAGATAGGGAGGTGGCAATATAGGAATGTTGACTAATCAGAACGTGGACCATATGACAATAATGACAAGTTAAGAAGGTGGCGACCTGTGGCGACCGCTAAGTGCGCTTAAAGGTGGCCTAAGTGGTCATTCCCATAGTGACCAGAACGCTTCTAACTTTGCAGGGACTTGACAGTTGACACCCTCTGACAGTAATACTATATGGCCACTCCATGTATATGAAGtcgaacattaaaaaataaatctcaCAGACTGATGTCATCTCTGTCAAACGTTTGATTTTCCTCTAGGTCCATTTTGCCCGCCGCCCCCATCATGCCGTAGCCCACCCAGCCGCTACCGCAGTATTGAGGGGGAGTGCAACAACCCCGAATTCCCCACCAGAGGCGCTGTACATACTGAATACGAGAGACTGCTGCCACCTGATTATAGTGATGGTAATCAATTGCAATGTGACGTAACACTGAGACTTTCAAgaatgtgaaaataaataatataataatttgccAGTAAATATGTTTTATGCTTTTCAAAATTGTGTTTAACGacgcatacatatacatacatctatatacaccgtgttttcatttgcgttaatttcaagggtgcatccctgagcttaaattaagtaactttctcaaagacaccggtattctaattaactcaatttcggagataatcaataattcatttttatcttataatgcccttacgagcgtgtacacttgccttagggcctgtttacatattaattagtgttCAGTACAAGTTCATACATTTTCTCCTAAACGTAAAGTAGTATCTCGgatgatcgatgttcgaaatgacattgatatgtcacagttttcaattgtttggttgagttaaatgtaacatttagttactttttataaaaataaaaataattataaaatagcaaaaaaaaaaataatttgccaattaattatgccatttagtttccttaaacgtacttaccgataccccgaagttaacggaattcaataaaaacacggtgtatacggGTATAGCCTGTCCGATTTTCTAAGATTAAGTTCGTCGTAGTATTATGGCGTACTTAATCTTAGAAAAGCGGACAAACTATAACCAATACTCAAAAATACTCGGCTCCTGCCTAATCTCCTATATGCATTCTTGTGTCGCGTTTCCCAatgaaaaatgttattttataaattctagCAAAACGAGGGTTAGGTCTTCCAATTTTTAGTTCACTTTTCAGATTTTATGAACAAAGTTTTTCCTAAACCTAAGTTTTTCCTAACTTATTCAAAGAGCCTCGTGGTGTCGTTTGTTGCACATTTTCATAATTATGGaagagttaaggaatagaatctccatataccaaaaatgccggacaaaatattataaataggtataggtaatCAAAACACATATTAcctacctagaatatttgaaaaaaaatctagtcaataacgcctaggttctttgctactctggagagatttgggactattatttatagctgaaagctggacacttttgcaacagtttcggctatggagattccattccttgcctctaccttccatattcaAAATGTTATACTTACATCATGCTTACATCATGTTGCTCGTAATGATGcgaaaaatttgaaaataacgTCATCGCCCAGCTAACCATGAACGCATTAATCGATAAAcgattgtcatatattttttcacagttatgagtcatatattttttcacagGAATCTGGGCGATGCGAGCCTCTACCGCCGGTCTTCCCCTCCCAAGCGCTCGAGTGGTCAGCCAGAGTTTGCTCCTAGATGCCAACCATCCAAGTAACACCCACAACCTCATGTTCATGCAGTTTGGGCAGTTCATAGCGCACGATGTTAGTGCCGGCGTCGTGTTTACTATCGGTAATGTATACTATCATTTTATGCGAATATTCAGGACGTGTGAGTGCGAGGGATGCCATACTTGCCAATGGTCTTATAAGAGAGGATGTTGAAAAACGTGCGAAGTAGAGGAGATAAGTCAGAAAAAGGCCCTAGAACCAAAATCAGGATATGATCAAAGCAAAGGAGGAACCATGATAAATGATAAGATAATCCTTGCACCATTTTTTCATGTCTCTTTAGctcaatggttgactggtagagaatttTTGTATTAACAatacagtttaaataaataaataataagagtCAGAGGGCTCTTCCTCTTCCTATCACTCGAATAGTTAGAGTTTGCTCGACGCGAAGCATCTAAACAACACTTACAACCTCATCTTCATAGAGTTCCTTTAAATCTTATTCAAAGTTCCACTATCCACAGGAAACGGAAGCGCGATCTCCTGCTGTGCAGGCGATGGCGAGGTCCCACTTCCTGAAGATCAACAGCACTGGGGCTGCGCACCTATCGACGCCCCCCCTGATGATGCATTCTACGGGACCTTCCGTCATACATGCCTCAACTTCGTCAGAGCCCAGCTGGCTCCTGCTAGCGACTGCTCTGTAGGCTATGCTAAACAGGTATCTTGACAATTGTTGTCTACAGAAGCTTTTTTTAACGTCCCTCTTTAGCCTGTCAGCCTACATGCCTGACAGTTTTACAATAATAGTTGATCCGCAGTGAAACTTGAGCTCCAACGTAGCGGCCTAAAAATGCATCCAGAACCaatggtaaaattaaaaataaatatttgatccTTTGCGGATCGGAACATTACAGATCTTCTGATGTTGCCGACCACGATGATATATTCCCGTCAGGTGATctgtttgtaattattttttgtggtTCCATTGAAACTTTGGAGATAAACTCCATAATACTTCACTTGGGTACCAGTGTGTCCCAAAGGAACGACTGTGGACGACTGTAgcactaatatttttttagatgaaCGGCGCCACCCACTATGCAGACCTATCTCAGCTGTACGGAAACTCTCGTTCCAAGCCTGGGTTGCTTCGAGCAGCTGGCGGTTTCCTCAACACGTTCAACGACTACGGGAGGCCTCTTCCTCCTTTGACTAGGAGAGAGGAGTGCGTGACTACCAACGAAGGGGCGGCCTGTTTTGAGTCAGGTGACGCATATACTGATTTATTCTAGTACAGACACCAAACGTCGCAGCTATGGTGCTTATAAGTATTGGGACAACACGCGTACCTCTTATAGAATTTGATGTCTTGTATACCAGCAGCCATTTGTTTCTATCTGAAACAAAACTTTTTCATTTCATGTACTTtactaacagtttttttttttaaataacgctTCGGTTTAAAACAAGGTAAGAAACCTATggcgcctgcaactctagaggtatTACATGCACTTAGCCGACCCTAAATTTGATGCTCTGACTCAATTTTACTGCTCTTAAAACATTGGACATAaacgatttaattttttgtattaaGTTGTCCTATTGGGTGGGTTGTGAGGAAAAATTAATTTGAACTAAAAGAAAAAGTGAAAATTTTATGTGTAAGATCTGATGAGGGCGCATGAATTGAAAGCGATTGTTTATTACAATACGTTTAGATTCGTTCGCACTAACGAGATAGTCATGCGAAGGGTTAAGCCAGATCAACGGTGAATAAAGCAGGTACAAAGATAACATTGGCTTTGTTCCAGGCGACAACCACGGCAACCAAGTGATCTCTCTCACCCTTCTCCACACCATCTTCACCAGAGAACACAACCGCGTGGCTCAGGCCTTGTCCAGGTTCAATCCAGACTGGGATGGGGATACGGTGTTCTTGGAAGCCAGGCGCATCCTGCAGGCGGAGTTCCagcatattatttataatgaatggcTGCCGCTGCTGTTAGGTatgcttacttttttttttcaaatcccTTCTGAATAATTTACTTCTTCTTTATTGCTCAATTtgccatattttttatattcgcTGGTGGTGGGACGTATACAGGCTAGACCTATCAGTGTATTTTGTCTAGTCAAATGTACCAAAGTGCACAGAAAATCACTtttactatgtttttttttgtcctttAAAATTGAGAACCAAAAAACACTGAAAAAAGTTTCGATGACTAATTATTTACCTAATCTTCCCGTTATCTTTTGTTAATTGACCACTGAATGAAATGGTTACTTAATCCCATTCCAGGTCCACGTCTAGTCCAGGCGTTCGGGCTATCCCCAGCTGGTGGTTACTCTACATCATACGACTCTCATGTCAATCCAGCGCTTACCACGGAATTCTCTACTGCGGCTATGAGATTCGGACACTCTGTCGTGGATGGGAATCTGGTGTAAGTGTATACATGGGTTTTCCTTTGAATCCTGTTTGATCCAGTCGTCCTGGCTGTCCCCGGCTGGTGGCTACTCCTCCACGTTGCACGACTCTCACACCAATCCAGCGCTAACTACGGTATTCGCTACAGCTGACATGAGATTTGGACATTTCGTCGTGGATACAAAACTGATGTAAGGGTTTTATGTACCCACATTAAAAaggttgttttaatattatatatgctGATATTAACTGTTAAAGAGAACATCCCaccaaaataaacaataatataactTCCCAACCCAAGTCAATTCTTTGGTGGTAACAAACTTACGGGCGTCCACTATATGGGAGCCTGGAGTTGCATGGAGTGTCACATGTTCTTTGCCTCTTTAAATGTCATTTGACTTCACAGTAATGGCAGTTGTGGCTTTAGGTCCAGGTTTAAAGGGTTTATTCCTCATTATTTACTTCTTattaattgacgaccggtctggcctagtgggtagggtGGGCAGGGCCtatgacgccgatggtcccgggttcaaatcttggtaagggcatttattcgtgtgatgagcatggatatttgttcctgagtcatgggtgttttctatgtatttaagtatttataaatatttatatattatatatatcgttgtcttaagtaccctcaacacaagccttattgagcttactgtgggacttagtcaatttgtgtaataatgtcctataatatttattttatacttaaaaatgCTAAGTCAATCAGGTATACAATTCAAATGTTCGCTCCCCTGTGCTATTTTGGGGGTGTTCCATGTATTAAataatcttatatttattaactgGCCGTGGATTAACTAGCATACATTCAATGACTTCCAGGATTCCCAGCCCAGCAAAAGGCACCGTATACGAAACGATTTCGCTTCCAGAAGTGATGTTTCAACCATCGCGTCTGCGCCTGCGACCTTTTCTAGACCGCGCGCTGACGGGACTATCCTGGCAGCCCATGCAAGCTGTCGATCCGTTCGTCACGGAATCTGTGAGTACTGATTGAGCTAACCTACTGTAtttgttatattaaattttaaataaagattatttttgttaatctGGGCCGGTGGTGAAACCACATCCGTAACTCCTACCTCCGTGGTAGTTTTAAAGTTAGACCTTTATCCGAAAACTAACCGTAAGCTACTTCGATGGTTTGGGCACGTCTTGCGCCGAGAGCTCGAACACATGACTTGCAAGGCGCTGGATACAATCGCGATGAGGAAGACCCCAAGACTGACTCACCCACTGCCTGACCCCAAGACTGACTGACCCAAGACTGGCTGGCTTCACTGTTGAAGAGGGATTTGAAAGCAGCACAAATCCCACCTGAGATGACACAGGTGTCCCAGGAGGCCAGGACCGAGAAGCCTGGCGAAATTTAATTAGGAGAGCTGACACCAAATAATGGGAAAAGGACAAGGAGAACAAGCTTATTGTTGTTACTCGTacttgcacaaaagctaaaagtatgtaattgcttctaaaaatgcgtttttgtatttttgagggaactcatcgattagttttttgttaaaactaaaaacaaattaaaattcaataacaTGATATCCATGATCCCGAGCACGcgcatccatctcgctcactcTTACGATCGGTGATAGTGAAAGAAGAATACCAATCTACGGAGCcttaaaattgacatttagtTTATGACATTTAGGAATTCAGCTGCGCATCCAAATTTTAGATATAAGTTGCCGTACCGACGCACATAAAAAGAAACCCTTACTGTCATGTGTCTTTTGTTAtgctttataattatatagttcgtgtcatccacgatgacacgcagatttgtcaaatctaacctttgataacatgacattacaagtcaaggcaggcgtcttcgtgaatgacacgatctataaaccTGAACATACCTATTTTATGTTCAGTACTATCTCTGTTGTGTACTTTTGAATTAACTTTTTCTAATCTGGTGTGTTTTCTTCCTAGTTAACCCGTTACCTGTTCCACGGAGGCAACCCCTTCGGCTTAGATCTGGCAGCCATCAACATTCAGCGCGCACGCGACTACGGCGTCAGAGCATACAACAGTTATCGCGAGCTCATTGGTTTAAAGCCCTATGGTGACTTTAACCAGTTTCCTCCTAGCGTGAGTTCTATTAACTAGCAAATCCATTACGATACATATAGTGGTTTACTGAGCGGGCTTGTGACTACCGCGTCAGAGCATACAACAGTTATTGCGAGCTCATTGGTTTAAAGCCCTATGGTGACTTCAACCAGTTCCCTCCTAGCGTAAGTTCTATTAACTTATCTATCTGTTGCAATGCAACTCCATTAAGATACACATAGTGATCAATACTGAGCGGGCTTGTGACTACTGCGTCAGAGCATACAACAGTTATTGCACGCTTATTGGTTTAAAGCCCTATGGTGACTTCAATCAGTTTCCTCCTAGCGTGAGTTCTTTTAACTTTGCTATCTGTTGCAATGCAACTCCATTAAGATACACATAGTGATCAATACTGAGCGGGCTTGTGACTACGGCGTCCGAGCATACAGCAGCTATCGCGAGCTCATTGGATTAAAGCCCTGTGGTGACTTACCAGTTTCCTCCTAGTTGGTTAGGACCGGATGCGATTTCAAgtcaaattaatgtttttttttttttactttcatctGCCATCGGCTTTCTCAGCCATAATCAGATTGTATGTatctataaattaatttttccaGGTGGTGGTCCATTAACCACAATTCCTTTATGAGAAGTGAGGGGGTGGGTCATTTTCTCTGGTCTAGTTCCAAGATCTGCCACCTTATTAGTCTTGTGATGTTACTGTTGTCGTTTAATATATCTCTAGCAAGTTGGTTCACATGATTTgccttttattatatttctttgaGAAGCTATTTACTTTCTCTTTAATGgttgttatatgtaggtagacatgtttttctttatttcgggCAAACGAGTCAAATTAATGTAAAGAACATTTATGTATTATCCAGGCGGCAAACCGTCTGTCCTCCGTTTACTCAAGCCCTGACGACATCGACCTCTGGATCGGCGGTCTACTTGAAGAACCAGTGGAAGGCGGCGTCGTGGGAGCGACTTTCGCCAACATCATCGCTGACCAGTTCTCCAGAATGAAGAAAGGAGACCGCTACTTCTATGAGCATGGGCCTGATGTCAACCCTGGAGCTTTCACTCCAAGTAATCATGGAAACTTTGAATCCATATAATAAGTGTATATAAATACGAAATATTTCTGTACTCTAATCATGAGATACATTTGATAGATGCGTAACGGATGGTAGGTATTAACGGGTTTGAAATCCTCAGTGTAGTTATTTCCAGAGAAAGCTCTGTGTGTTCATTAGTGAAGCgatactttctcccatgatgaaGACTGCTAGGTCTATAAATAAACCAGAAGTAAAACTTTATACAGTGTGATATTATTATCTCGGTCAGGAACAGAGACTAAAGTATAGCGTTGTCCAAGAAAGTGTCGGTATagctaacaaaaaaatatatttatgtgttATTTCCAGGTCAACTAGCTCAAATTAAGAAGGTTACCCTATCCAGAATCATATGCGACAACAAAGATGGAATTGAGCTCATCTCGCAACCTCCGAGTGCTTTCCTAAGGGCAGATTTACCAGGGTAAGTTAATAAGAATTGAGATTTTTTGCAGGCTCTGTACTTTTATGTATCACATTTGTAAAGTAAGTATACTCCTTTAAACAAATTAGTTGTTAATCAACTTTGCAACTCTAGTACTTCTAGTAACCAATTAAAGTTATTGATAAGTTGTAGAAACACgttttaaatttacaatgtGCTCACTTGAGATATTTAAAATTCTTCAAGAATATGGTGGCCCAAATTCTAAGCTACACGAAGTTTCCCAATAGTCCTActtaactattttattattttcagaaacGAGCCGGTGCTTTGCGATAGCCCACTCATTCCAACAGTGGACCTCAGCAGATTTAGAGATATTTAGTTATAAGCTCTTAAGTTCTGGAACATCAAATGTTTCATGATCAACGTCCAATATTTagtgtttttaatataaatgtcaGCTTGAAACGTTGAACGTCTCCAGTGCTGAATTCATTATATGTAAAGTGTACTCATAGAACTcctgttattataaaattaattacatcATTAAAGTACGCTTTGATTTCTTCCTCTGTTCTTGGTGTGTCATGGTTGGTTTCTTCAAAACGGTTTCAACATCCTCTTACACTATTTCTTTATGCTTCTTTATTTCCTTTCACACTTGCTAGACTCAAACCTCGACTACCTATTTTAACATCTTCTTTTTCCCCTTacaactttttgacagtgtttTAAAAGCGATTCCAATCAACCAATTTTGCATGCAACCTTTTAAAACACCGTTAAAATGTTATAAGTTTGCTGATTACAATGATTTATCTGTAATGTTGATTTGTTGTGACACAAAGCTTTTATCGTTTTGTGCTCCTTTCTTTTCCTTTCCAATCTAGAATCCCACTGGTGCCCGACAGTGGGGTTTGAGATATACAAAACGATATTAGAATTGTATCAATAACTAATTCTTCTTTGACTCTAGCAAGTGTCCTCCGTCTTTTATCTTCTTTGTCTTAAGAGTGTCGAAGAACCCGATTCAATGATTTTTTCCGGAAAAAATACATGAATTGGGAGTTCGATGGATTTGAATGTAGGAAGAAATTAACTGTGGAAACATGTGATTTTAAAAtgctattatattttattaattaatctgATTACGTCACAGGTGCATGACGCATGATActgaatacattttacattcaAAGGTGGCTTGTGCCTACTGAGCTCACAAGTCGAAATATTAGGTGTACATGAGCAGTGGTGAAATCGAAATATTACAAATgtgttttgtgttattttaatcgaGTGTAATCTgtaagaattaaattaattcaatCGTTATAAGTATAGAATAATGTATTAATCtcatgtattttattaaatagtgtAAAAGCGGTATATTAGATAAACTGTgtatttttcgtattttatcaattattatcaATGTAATTAAAGAGTTAAGGCTATAGATTTATAATAAACTAGGATTTGGAGAACTGCTATCTATAAAGTTCCTATACTACATTACAATACATAGCTTTATGAAATAATCTGAAGTATCTATAATTTCTACTTAATCTTTACCAATATTATGAATAAGattataatttgtatatattGAATCAAATAGTTCAGTAAACGTTGTATTATATGGAATAGGTATTAAGTTAATGCAATGGAGCTCCACGATATTGATTTTACTCAGATAATTAAAGAGATTACTTACATATAACATGGTAGtgttttttcttctttattcTCAGAAAATAATGGCAATAACGTATTTGCaacacctctggtgttgcacGTATCCATGggtgaccttcaaaccttcaaaaaaGAGCGTACTCATATCTTAAATACCGGCAACGTATTTGCAACACCTCTAGTGTTGCACGTATCCATGggtgaccttcaaaccttcaaaaaaGATCGTACTCATATCTTAAATACCGGCAACGTatttgcaacccctctggtgttgcacgtgtccatgggcgaccttcaaaccttcaaaaaaGAGCGTACTCATATCTTAAATACCGGCAACGTatttgcaacccctctggtgttccacgtgtccatgggcgaccttcaaaccttcaaaaaaGAGCTTAATCATATCTTAAATACCGGCAACGTATTTGCaccccctctggtgttgcaggtgtccatgggctaTGGTATTGCTTAGCATCAGGCAATTCGTCTCCTCTAACTGTTTTACAACTTtcctcttttttttctttcgagttTTCTAAGAGAAAGTAATTAATTACATCGTTATTACTATTAGCCACGTGCACATCAGCGAGGTGACATGTTTGTGTGCCGCAATTAGCCCGAGCCCACTTTAAACCACGAGGTGACAGCGTGATGAACATCGAGGACGCAGTTTAGCAGTGATGGCCGAAATGTTAAtgcaatagggaatattacacGAAACTCTgtgtagggggcgccactaccacaatctaAGGGTTTGCCGCGAAACAAGCAAATcaaaaatttcgttatctgacctctctatcactctcgCATATttgagcgatgaagaggcagataactaaatatCGATCTTctcgtttcccggtaggccctttgtaaacaaaccgccttgatgcatcaatgtcatattttattatctgtgaaaacttgtcaacaAACAGTTTAATTACTAAGGTGCTactgctgcactctggcggcagaacattgcattAATACTCCCTATTTACCAATACcataataaatttaactgtGAATCGTAACCATCCGTTactgtttacggttcaatttgtaatggttagataattgcaattaacgttcggtcaACAGTTCAACACCTCAGTTTAGGTACACTTGAAATTACAATATTCAAGATAAGtaactcccatcttaaagattggcaacgcacttgcaaccccatctggtattgcaggtgtccatgggagACGGTGATTACTTACCACCAGGCAATGTGATTGGCCGGTCGAAGAATTTtccagatggcgccagcatagggtTTCCTGtcatccctagaattgtgtcaaattcttgtttttacttttttggaattttatGACCTGGATACTGCACCACATAATGAAAAGGGAATACAGAAAAAGAACACACATTACATTAGGTAACaaaaggcggtcttatcgctcaAAAGcggtctcttccagacaacctttgggtagcaggaaaccaATAACTTACAACAATAAACGGGTAGTGCTGATACGAgattagaataataataatagaaacagCATCACATATCAAGCATGaatatcagggatcggaaaccggtattttttgtatgggaacgaaaacggtattttttcgttctttgttaattatttcatttctaattgggcaatctaataatacgaagtcgttatctaaaaacacaaccgagtcctatatttggagtataaaataaaccgaaatatatgtttatttcaaagtttttccaaaaaaccggttc harbors:
- the LOC133515789 gene encoding chorion peroxidase, whose translation is MELFKFVLYVYFYIVVVCPNEIVSQDHRKARLVPHGNKEHGQTHESPCDVCPRHGRCVPKIQCPAHRRPGASNPLCHLAGQRDLLGVCCFTGSLHAAEADLRARAATEVPAEDVKTAHTASRQKLAEWISKAVKLLKERPHVLVNSTAPSFAHHLSVMTYDDRAEKLGLGALLNLFAAQELKSRQAFSDDDLALGLTGNTDGPFCPPPPSCRSPPSRYRSIEGECNNPEFPTRGAVHTEYERLLPPDYSDGIWAMRASTAGLPLPSARVVSQSLLLDANHPSNTHNLMFMQFGQFIAHDVSAGVVFTIGNGSAISCCAGDGEVPLPEDQQHWGCAPIDAPPDDAFYGTFRHTCLNFVRAQLAPASDCSVGYAKQMNGATHYADLSQLYGNSRSKPGLLRAAGGFLNTFNDYGRPLPPLTRREECVTTNEGAACFESGDNHGNQVISLTLLHTIFTREHNRVAQALSRFNPDWDGDTVFLEARRILQAEFQHIIYNEWLPLLLGPRLVQAFGLSPAGGYSTSYDSHVNPALTTEFSTAAMRFGHSVVDGNLVIPSPAKGTVYETISLPEVMFQPSRLRLRPFLDRALTGLSWQPMQAVDPFVTESLTRYLFHGGNPFGLDLAAINIQRARDYGVRAYNSYRELIGLKPYGDFNQFPPSAANRLSSVYSSPDDIDLWIGGLLEEPVEGGVVGATFANIIADQFSRMKKGDRYFYEHGPDVNPGAFTPSQLAQIKKVTLSRIICDNKDGIELISQPPSAFLRADLPGNEPVLCDSPLIPTVDLSRFRDI